From Desulfovibrio sp., the proteins below share one genomic window:
- a CDS encoding 16S rRNA (guanine(527)-N(7))-methyltransferase RsmG, translating into MQRQAVDRKELARLAAATGADVPEEALEPLGVYLEMLCQWNKAMNLVGPHSWQDMLTRLVADSFHLASFLDSLSVPDAPLTWDLGAGAGLPGIPLRMLWTRGAYYMVEVREKRALFLSSVLSQTQLPNTHVFRGPVEHFFHGQYYQADCIVSRAFMPWRQLLDLALPRLQREGHLVILALEPAPEVLPAPWRLAGQRSYVVAGSGRWFWALTPDMPENDRKNFSADSHKEDGA; encoded by the coding sequence ATGCAGCGACAAGCGGTAGACAGGAAGGAACTGGCCCGGCTGGCGGCGGCCACAGGCGCGGACGTGCCGGAGGAGGCCCTGGAGCCCCTTGGCGTGTACCTCGAGATGCTCTGTCAGTGGAACAAGGCCATGAACCTTGTGGGCCCGCACTCCTGGCAGGATATGCTCACCCGTCTTGTGGCGGACAGTTTTCATCTTGCGTCCTTTCTGGACAGCCTGTCCGTGCCGGACGCTCCGCTGACCTGGGATCTTGGCGCTGGCGCGGGACTGCCCGGCATACCCCTGCGCATGTTGTGGACCAGGGGCGCGTATTATATGGTAGAAGTGCGGGAAAAACGGGCGCTTTTTCTCTCCAGCGTGCTTTCGCAGACCCAGTTGCCCAACACGCACGTTTTTCGCGGCCCTGTGGAGCATTTTTTTCACGGCCAGTACTATCAGGCGGATTGCATTGTAAGCAGGGCCTTCATGCCCTGGCGGCAACTTCTGGATCTGGCTTTGCCCCGGTTGCAGCGTGAGGGGCACCTTGTGATCCTGGCGCTGGAACCCGCGCCGGAAGTTCTGCCAGCCCCCTGGCGTCTGGCCGGACAGCGCAGCTACGTGGTGGCGGGCAGCGGGCGCTGGTTCTGGGCGCTCACCCCCGATATGCCGGAAAACGACCGTAAAAATTTCAGCGCCGATTCGCATAAAGAAGACGGAGCATAG
- a CDS encoding ACP S-malonyltransferase, with product MTQAVLLFPGQGSQEAGMGRDLAEASADAMNLWKLAERASGLPLREIYWDGDDAAMNDTRALQPALTVVNLNLWSAVAGRVKPLAAAGHSLGEFSALAAAGVLSPQSVLELTSLRGRLMAEADPEGKGAMAALLKLDPAQVEKIVADTAAACGEMILVANYNTPGQLVVSGTRAAVALACQKAKEAKGRGIELKVSGAFHSPMMAEASKELAPQLRKATWSRPKFPVYCNAHGKAVHEGESALESLLAQMTSSVQWIDTMRNQYDEGARRWLELGPKAVLGKMVAPCLADRAQADQLTVELVNNAESAAALAG from the coding sequence ATGACACAAGCCGTTCTGCTTTTTCCCGGCCAGGGATCACAGGAAGCGGGCATGGGCCGCGATCTGGCTGAAGCCTCAGCCGACGCCATGAACCTCTGGAAACTGGCCGAGCGGGCCAGCGGCCTGCCCCTGCGCGAAATTTACTGGGACGGCGACGACGCCGCCATGAACGACACGCGCGCCCTGCAACCGGCCCTGACCGTGGTGAACCTGAACCTCTGGAGCGCCGTGGCCGGCCGTGTGAAGCCTCTGGCCGCCGCCGGGCACAGCCTTGGCGAATTCAGCGCTCTGGCCGCCGCAGGGGTGCTCTCGCCCCAAAGCGTGCTGGAACTGACCAGCCTGCGCGGCCGCCTTATGGCCGAGGCGGATCCTGAAGGCAAGGGGGCCATGGCCGCCCTGCTCAAACTGGATCCTGCCCAGGTGGAAAAAATTGTGGCCGACACCGCCGCTGCATGCGGCGAGATGATCCTTGTGGCCAACTATAATACGCCGGGACAGCTTGTGGTCAGCGGCACCAGGGCCGCCGTGGCCCTGGCCTGCCAGAAGGCCAAGGAAGCCAAGGGCCGCGGCATTGAGCTCAAGGTCAGCGGAGCCTTTCACAGCCCCATGATGGCTGAGGCCAGCAAGGAGCTCGCCCCGCAACTGCGCAAGGCCACCTGGAGCAGACCCAAATTCCCCGTCTACTGCAATGCCCACGGCAAGGCCGTTCACGAGGGCGAAAGCGCGCTTGAAAGCCTGCTGGCCCAGATGACCTCATCCGTGCAGTGGATTGACACCATGCGCAATCAGTATGATGAAGGCGCGCGCCGCTGGCTGGAACTGGGCCCCAAGGCCGTGCTCGGCAAGATGGTCGCTCCCTGCCTGGCCGACCGCGCCCAGGCGGATCAACTGACCGTAGAGCTTGTCAATAATGCCGAAAGCGCCGCAGCCCTGGCGGGTTAG
- the argS gene encoding arginine--tRNA ligase: MRAIETLRTALAAIIEEEGLAWPAKTVIEPPRDPRHGDLSVNSAMLLAKEAKTNPRELGQKFAQKLQERCPDVEKVEVAGPGFCNVTFSQSFWRETVADIESAGQSYGESKEPGRRVLLEYVSANPTGPLHVGHGRGAAVGDSLARLLRKAGHHVHTEYYINDAGRQMRLLGLSVWLRVLELAGRKVEWPEDYYKGDYIIDIAREMLEANPALPDMPAAEGEDVCYDKAMNDILNGIKDDLRDFRVEHLRWFSEKTLVEDGAVDAAFAALGKSGYTYDKDNAFWFATEQLGDDKDRVLRKSDGTLTYFASDIAYHHDKFERGFDWLIDIWGADHHGYIPRMRAAITAMGKDQSSFDVVLIQLVNLLREGQPVSMSTRAGTFETLSDVIKEVGADAARFMFLSRKSDSPLDFDLELAKQRSMDNPVYYVQYAYARICAVLRRAAERGFELPEKTDAALLAPLDTPEDMALLRKVAGFEDMLQSAAQCLGVHHVSHYLTELAGLLHSYYAKHQVLLADDAPRTLARLALLRAVGQVVRNGLDVLGVSAPESM; encoded by the coding sequence ATGCGCGCCATTGAAACCCTGCGCACGGCCCTGGCGGCCATTATTGAAGAAGAGGGCCTTGCCTGGCCCGCCAAAACGGTCATCGAGCCGCCCCGCGATCCCCGCCACGGCGATCTTTCCGTCAACTCGGCCATGCTGCTGGCAAAAGAAGCCAAAACCAATCCCCGCGAGCTTGGGCAAAAATTTGCCCAAAAGCTTCAGGAGCGCTGCCCGGACGTGGAGAAGGTCGAAGTCGCCGGGCCGGGCTTTTGCAACGTGACCTTCAGCCAGTCCTTCTGGCGTGAAACCGTCGCCGACATCGAAAGCGCGGGCCAGAGCTACGGCGAAAGCAAGGAACCCGGCCGCAGGGTGCTTCTGGAATATGTTTCGGCCAACCCCACAGGCCCGCTGCATGTGGGCCACGGGCGCGGGGCCGCCGTGGGCGACAGCCTGGCCCGCCTGCTGCGCAAGGCCGGGCACCACGTGCATACGGAATACTACATCAATGACGCCGGTCGCCAGATGCGCCTGCTGGGCCTTTCTGTATGGCTGCGCGTGCTGGAACTGGCCGGGCGCAAGGTGGAATGGCCCGAAGACTATTACAAGGGCGACTATATCATTGATATCGCCCGCGAAATGCTTGAAGCCAACCCCGCCCTGCCCGACATGCCCGCAGCCGAAGGCGAGGACGTGTGCTACGACAAGGCCATGAACGACATCCTCAACGGCATCAAGGACGACCTGCGTGATTTTCGCGTGGAGCATCTGCGCTGGTTTTCTGAAAAAACCCTTGTGGAAGACGGCGCGGTGGACGCGGCCTTTGCGGCGCTGGGCAAATCGGGCTATACCTACGACAAGGACAATGCCTTCTGGTTTGCCACCGAGCAGCTCGGCGACGACAAGGATCGCGTGCTCAGAAAGTCCGACGGCACGCTGACCTATTTTGCCTCCGACATTGCCTATCACCATGACAAGTTCGAGCGCGGCTTTGACTGGCTTATCGACATCTGGGGCGCTGACCACCATGGCTACATCCCCCGCATGCGCGCGGCCATCACGGCCATGGGCAAGGATCAGAGCAGTTTTGACGTGGTGCTCATCCAGCTTGTGAACCTGCTGCGCGAGGGCCAGCCCGTGAGCATGTCCACCAGGGCGGGAACCTTTGAAACCCTGTCCGACGTTATCAAGGAAGTGGGCGCGGACGCGGCGCGCTTCATGTTTTTATCGCGCAAGAGCGACAGCCCGCTGGACTTTGACCTGGAGCTTGCCAAACAGCGCAGTATGGACAACCCTGTCTACTACGTGCAGTACGCCTATGCGCGCATCTGCGCTGTGCTGCGCCGGGCCGCCGAACGCGGCTTCGAGCTGCCTGAAAAAACGGACGCCGCCCTGCTGGCTCCGCTGGATACGCCCGAAGACATGGCCCTGCTGCGCAAGGTCGCCGGGTTTGAAGACATGCTGCAGTCCGCCGCGCAGTGCCTGGGCGTGCACCATGTGAGCCATTACCTGACGGAACTGGCCGGGCTTCTGCACAGCTATTACGCCAAACATCAGGTGCTGCTGGCCGACGATGCCCCGCGCACCCTGGCCCGCCTGGCCCTGCTGCGGGCCGTGGGACAGGTCGTGCGCAACGGCCTGGACGTGCTCGGCGTCAGCGCGCCGGAAAGCATGTAG
- a CDS encoding SPOR domain-containing protein has translation MATLLGLILMAAVGWSFFMGFMVGRGQNPEQRVEQMTGLQLDKQAPQAAQGGVDAPNTPVAASAGAGPDAAAPKGQEAPAPDGTAAGPQAAAPAAPAAPAAAEAASPANPSAYPFDRPSANSLAAWHGGKSPQGGAQAGAQPGAQAAKTPATQAQASAQAQKPAAPQAPQFDFVFQVAAFKSADDADKLRKKLEERGIRTRLEKSGKVQLVMVNLRGSDLDASNLREELGRMKLGAPIQKSKKAVPGKSRSTGR, from the coding sequence ATGGCTACCCTGCTGGGACTTATACTCATGGCCGCCGTGGGCTGGTCTTTCTTTATGGGCTTTATGGTGGGCCGGGGGCAAAACCCGGAGCAGCGCGTCGAGCAGATGACCGGCCTGCAGCTGGACAAACAGGCCCCGCAGGCGGCGCAAGGCGGCGTGGATGCCCCGAATACGCCGGTAGCGGCGTCTGCCGGGGCTGGCCCCGACGCCGCAGCCCCCAAAGGGCAGGAAGCGCCCGCCCCCGACGGCACTGCGGCTGGCCCGCAGGCGGCGGCTCCGGCTGCTCCCGCCGCTCCTGCAGCCGCCGAGGCTGCCAGCCCGGCCAACCCCTCGGCCTATCCCTTTGATCGCCCCAGCGCCAACAGCCTTGCCGCCTGGCATGGCGGCAAATCACCTCAGGGAGGAGCGCAGGCTGGCGCGCAACCGGGTGCGCAGGCAGCAAAAACTCCCGCGACGCAGGCCCAGGCATCGGCTCAGGCCCAGAAGCCTGCGGCCCCGCAAGCGCCGCAGTTCGACTTTGTTTTTCAGGTGGCGGCTTTCAAGAGCGCCGATGACGCCGACAAGCTGCGCAAAAAGCTTGAAGAGCGCGGCATCCGCACACGCCTTGAGAAAAGCGGCAAGGTTCAACTGGTCATGGTCAACCTGCGCGGCTCAGATCTTGACGCAAGCAATCTGCGTGAAGAGCTTGGCCGCATGAAGCTCGGCGCGCCCATACAGAAGTCCAAAAAAGCCGTACCCGGCAAAAGCCGCAGCACGGGCCGCTAG
- a CDS encoding MlaE family ABC transporter permease, which produces MTQAHTFTGFLRLIGRPCLRGMDALGGTAIFMFDGIAQIFTSRKIFRRTLQQLYIIGSKSFFLIMLIGVFCGMVLGLQGYYSLVQFGSVGMLGSAVSLTLIRELGPVLTAIMLTGRAGSSMTAEIGVMRITDQIDALDVMDINSMGYLVSPRIVASLISFPLLTAVFDVIGIIGGYLTGVLMLGINQGAYFYRIASSVTMTDVSGGFIKAIVFGLLVSTICCRQGYYTNMRRDSVGPEAVGNATTSAVVISCVLILAADYVITSFLL; this is translated from the coding sequence ATGACACAAGCCCATACCTTCACAGGCTTTTTACGCCTTATTGGCCGCCCCTGCCTGCGCGGCATGGACGCTTTGGGCGGCACGGCCATCTTCATGTTTGATGGGATCGCCCAGATATTCACCAGCAGAAAGATCTTTCGGCGCACCCTGCAGCAGTTGTATATCATCGGCTCCAAGTCCTTTTTTCTCATCATGCTCATCGGCGTTTTTTGTGGCATGGTGCTGGGATTGCAAGGCTATTACAGCCTGGTGCAGTTCGGCTCCGTGGGCATGCTCGGCTCCGCCGTGTCGCTGACGCTCATCCGCGAACTTGGCCCGGTGCTTACGGCCATCATGCTCACTGGCCGCGCAGGATCTTCAATGACGGCGGAAATAGGCGTCATGCGCATCACCGACCAGATCGACGCTCTGGACGTGATGGACATCAACTCCATGGGCTACCTTGTCAGCCCGCGCATTGTGGCCTCGCTCATCAGCTTTCCCCTGCTGACGGCGGTTTTTGACGTCATCGGCATCATTGGCGGCTATCTCACGGGCGTGCTCATGCTCGGCATCAACCAGGGCGCGTACTTTTACCGCATCGCCAGTTCCGTAACCATGACGGACGTGTCCGGCGGCTTCATCAAGGCCATTGTATTCGGCCTGCTGGTCTCCACCATCTGCTGCCGCCAGGGCTACTACACCAACATGCGCCGCGACAGCGTGGGCCCCGAAGCCGTGGGCAACGCCACGACCTCGGCCGTGGTCATATCCTGCGTGCTGATTCTGGCGGCAGACTACGTCATCACCTCGTTTCTGCTGTAA
- the ruvC gene encoding crossover junction endodeoxyribonuclease RuvC, with the protein MPTCNTKGTVTVLGIDPGSQRTGWGVVRETSGVLQLVDCGVVRTASAGKEFSDRLARIYHELSAIVARLTPDEAAIEQVFTAKNAASALKLGQARGVAVAACAAHGLVIRDYEPTLVKKSLVGTGRAEKEQVSFMVQRLLNVKNADWALDTSDALAVAICHLTMRRFAALAGK; encoded by the coding sequence ATGCCGACGTGCAATACCAAAGGAACCGTCACGGTTCTGGGCATCGACCCCGGTTCGCAACGAACGGGCTGGGGCGTGGTGCGCGAGACGTCAGGCGTCTTGCAACTGGTGGACTGCGGCGTGGTGCGCACCGCCTCGGCGGGCAAGGAATTTTCTGACCGTTTGGCGCGCATCTATCATGAGCTTTCAGCCATCGTGGCCCGCCTCACGCCCGATGAAGCCGCCATTGAACAGGTTTTTACCGCCAAGAACGCAGCCAGCGCCCTCAAGCTGGGGCAGGCCAGGGGCGTGGCCGTGGCCGCCTGCGCCGCCCACGGTCTTGTCATTCGCGACTATGAACCGACCCTGGTGAAAAAATCCCTGGTGGGTACGGGCCGCGCCGAAAAGGAACAGGTGTCCTTTATGGTGCAGCGCCTGCTCAACGTCAAAAACGCCGACTGGGCGCTGGACACCTCGGACGCTCTGGCCGTGGCCATCTGCCATTTGACCATGCGGCGGTTTGCCGCCCTAGCGGGGAAGTAG